From Carya illinoinensis cultivar Pawnee chromosome 5, C.illinoinensisPawnee_v1, whole genome shotgun sequence, one genomic window encodes:
- the LOC122310179 gene encoding uncharacterized protein LOC122310179, producing MESLPTNLNLGKKKVVESPLCPICLNDTKTVSHALWSCKAAQDVWYLNSRRLQKLSISEKSFRDLLELMLDQLSLEESCEVAVTSKLLWHKRNYFIFENSFTSPSQLSNKIQAKLSLLRSWHELRTQKQLNQDLSSHQWTPPPSDLYNTNWDAAIDKKNSKVGIGVAI from the coding sequence ATGGAGTCTCTTCCTACAAACCTTAATctaggaaaaaagaaagtggtGGAATCCCCCTTGTGTCCTATTTGTCTTAATGATACTAAAACAGTTTCACATGCTCTATGGTCCTGCAAGGCAGCCCAAGATGTGTGGTATCTAAACTCAAGGAGATTACAGAAATTGAGTATCTCTGAAAAGTCCTTCAGAGACCTTCTTGAACTTATGCTAGACCAATTATCCTTAGAGGAAAGTTGTGAGGTGGCAGTAACTTCTAAGCTCTTGTGGCACAAAAGAAACTACTTTATATTCGAGAACTCATTTACTTCACCATCACAACTCTCCAACAAGATCCAGGCAAAGTTGTCCCTCCTTAGATCATGGCATGAACTCAGAACACAGAAGCAGTTGAATCAAGATTTGTCTAGTCACCAATGGACACCTCCCCCATCAGATCTCTACAACACaaattgggatgctgcaatAGATAAGAAAAATTCAAAGGTTGGAATTGGTGTGGCAATCTGA